A single region of the Brassica rapa cultivar Chiifu-401-42 chromosome A03, CAAS_Brap_v3.01, whole genome shotgun sequence genome encodes:
- the LOC103857127 gene encoding alkane hydroxylase MAH1 produces MKKRTISFIGQENNPLCTMAMIIGLLDIIIAFIFFLVLYCLFRHMRTQTPFLTNWPVLGMLPGLLLQIHRIHDWLTQVLEAANMTFRFKGPWRSGTDILVTVDPVNVHYILSSHFVNYPKGEEFQKIFEFLGDGIFNVDSGLWEDMRNSSHAIFSNKDFQSFSVSTSVSKLRQGLVPVLENAYEKNILVDLQDLFQRFLFDTSSILMTGYDPRSLSIEMPKVEFCAAVEGVVDGIFYRHIKPVFLWKLQNWIGVGIEKKMRKGIEVFDRLLGKIISVKREEIKNHGKGDAMDILTYYMTINREKYKLLKPSDDKFMRDILLGFLLAGRDTVSSALTWFFWLLSKNPEATAKIRDEINKKMPVFDPTELHKLVYLEGAVCEALRLYPPVLFNHKSLAKPDVLPSGHRVDESWKIVISIYALGRMKSVWGDDAEEFRPERWISDSGTLRHEPSYKFLAFSSGPRTCLGKKLTFLQIKTVAVEIIRKYDFKVIEGHKPKPVSSVLLRMQDGLKVSVTKI; encoded by the coding sequence ATGAAAAAAAGAACCATCAGTTTTATAGGCCAAGAAAACAACCCCTTGTGTACTATGGCGATGATCATTGGCTTACTTGACATCATCATAGCATTCATTTTCTTCCTCGTCTTGTATTGTCTTTTCCGCCACATGAGAACTCAAACGCCTTTCCTCACAAACTGGCCAGTCCTTGGGATGCTTCCGGGTCTGCTCCTCCAAATTCATCGTATCCACGACTGGCTCACCCAGGTTCTTGAGGCGGCCAATATGACGTTTCGTTTTAAAGGACCATGGCGTAGTGGAACAGACATATTGGTCACTGTTGATCCAGTGAATGTCCACTACATTCTAAGTTCACATTTCGTTAATTACCCCAAAGGTGAGGAGTTTCAGAAGATTTTTGAATTCTTGGGAGATGGGATATTCAACGTTGATTCAGGTTTATGGGAGGATATGAGAAACTCATCTCATGCCATTTTTAGCAATAAAGATTTCCAAAGTTTTTCGGTGAGCACAAGCGTAAGCAAATTAAGACAAGGCCTTGTTCCAGTTCTTGAAAACGCTTATGAGAAAAACATCCTTGTCGACTTGCAAGATTTGTTCCAGAGATTCTTGTTCGACACATCTTCAATTTTGATGACCGGGTATGATCCAAGAAGCCTCTCCATTGAGATGCCCAAGGTTGAGTTTTGTGCAGCCGTGGAAGGAGTTGTAGATGGGATTTTCTATAGACATATCAAGCCGGTTTTCTTGTGGAAGCTCCAAAACTGGATCGGTGTAGGaatagagaagaagatgagaaaagGTATTGAGGTTTTCGATCGATTGTTAGGGAAGATCATATCGGTTAAACGCGAGGAGATTAAAAATCATGGGAAAGGAGATGCCATGGACATATTAACGTATTACATGACCATAAATAGGGAGAAATATAAACTCTTGAAACCGAGTGATGATAAGTTCATGAGAGACATTCTTTTGGGGTTTCTATTAGCGGGAAGAGACACAGTAAGCTCAGCTCTCACTTGGTTTTTCTGGCTTCTCTCCAAGAACCCTGAAGCAACGGCCAAGATCCGAGACGAGATCAACAAGAAGATGCCAGTGTTTGACCCAACAGAGTTACACAAGCTTGTGTATCTAGAAGGCGCCGTGTGTGAGGCGCTAAGGCTATACCCACCAGTCCTATTTAACCACAAGTCACTGGCGAAGCCAGACGTGCTTCCAAGCGGGCATAGAGTTGATGAGAGCTGGAAGATAGTAATCAGTATTTATGCATTGGGAAGGATGAAATCTGTTTGGGGAGATGACGCAGAAGAGTTCAGACCAGAGAGATGGATCTCAGACAGCGGAACGTTGAGACATGAGCCTTCGTATAAGTTCTTGGCGTTTAGCTCTGGTCCAAGAACTTGCTTGGGAAAGAAGTTAACGTTCTTGCAGATAAAGACAGTGGCTGTGGAAATCATACGAAAGTATGACTTTAAGGTCATTGAAGGGCACAAACCCAAACCAGTTTCTTCTGTTCTTCTTCGCATGCAAGATGGTCTCAAAGTGAGTGTTACTAAGATCTAG
- the LOC103857129 gene encoding low-temperature-induced 65 kDa protein-like isoform X2, which produces MDMQSQMTRPYGHDQAEDPIRIHHPEEEEHHEKGATKVKVLQKVKEKAKKIKNTLTKHGHEHDHDAGEEDYEYDEPDPEVHGAPVYESFVVRGGVTGHPESLSHPGETNLPAPEEIIPPGTKVFPVVTTDYTKPIEPEPLQDISYEHDAPSHPDMSEREERRDAPSHPLRVFDKSEREESREDHQMPMHTPASLLSSTEDVTRTFSPGDDDENLGGQRRVNIGRPRGLEEDPGAPGGESVSNYQTKVTDPTHQGGGEAGVPAIVESLGKMKVRDESPVHKSGRDFEREIPTRSHEFGLKDEHAIGKDSAAGFGGESEDGMGKYFRTRSHEFGREDGSETDKNSATVLASGSIAGLGEDFPAKSHEFGVKDTAKGYGEETGPGLEKHLPPISDDVKVENVLGRDLPTGTHDQFSPELSRPKEIDDFKETHESKPTTYTEKIGSATSYVTDKAVAAKNAVASKLGYSGESGGQEQSHVGDETTPRSATGYGQKVAGTVADKLTPVYEKVKETGSNVMTKLPLSGGGSGAEEKQHVGEKGASTRDYLAEKLRPGEEDKALSEVIAEKLHLGGGDKKRTTVKEVEVTVEKIPTDQILEGREQGVSFTDEGKAVGGGGGMVGKVKGAVTSWLGGTTEHVKPKSSDSVEDESSQSLGSTVGTTGFSDSGGTLPGQRGLQASGN; this is translated from the exons ATGGATATGCAGTCGCAGATGACACGTCCTTATGGTCATGATCAAGCAGAGGATCCAATCAGAATCCACCATCCAG aagaagaagagcatcATGAGAAGGGAGCAACTAAAGTTAAAGTGTTACAGAAAGTGAAAGAAAAGGCCAAGAAGATCAAGAACACTCTTACTAAACATGGTCATGAGCATGATCATGATGCGGGCGAAGAAGACTACGAATATGACGAGCCAGATCCAGAAGTGCACGGCGCACCAG TGTATGAGTCATTTGTCGTTAGAGGAGGCGTAACGGGTCACCCTGAGTCTCTGTCTCATCCCGGAGAAACTAATCTTCCGGCACCGGAGGAGATTATTCCACCGGGGACAAAGGTTTTTCCTGTCGTGACAACAGATTACACCAAACCCATTGAACCTGAGCCATTACAAGATATCTCTTATGAACACGACGCACCGTCTCATCCTGATATGTCGGAGAGGGAAGAGAGAAGAGATGCACCATCTCATCCTCTCAGAGTTTTCGACAAgtcagagagagaagagagcagAGAGGATCATCAGATGCCCATGCACACTCCCGCCTCTCTGCTTTCTTCAACGGAGGATGTGACGAGGACGTTTTCTCCCGGTGACGATGATGAAAATCTCGGCGGTCAACGGAGAGTCAACATCGGCAGGCCTAGAGGGTTGGAGGAAGATCCGGGCGCTCCAGGAGGAGAATCTGTATCTAATTATCAGACCAAGGTTACTGATCCCACTCATCAAG GAGGTGGAGAAGCTGGAGTACCGGCGATTGTTGAGTCTCTGGGTAAGATGAAAGTGAGAGATGAGTCGCCTGTTCATAAATCAGGACGAGATTTTGAAAGAGAGATTCCGACAAGAAGCCATGAGTTTGGTCTGAAAGACGAACACGCAATCGGGAAGGATTCTGCGGCGGGATTTGGAGGGGAATCTGAAGATGGGATGGGAAAATATTTTCGGACAAGAAGCCATGAGTTTGGTCGGGAGGACGGTTCTGAAACAGACAAGAACTCGGCGACGGTTTTGGCCAGCGGATCAATCGCTGGGCTGGGGGAAGATTTTCCGGCGAAGAGCCATGAGTTTGGTGTGAAGGATACGGCCAAGGGATATGGTGAGGAAACAGGACCTGGACTGGAGAAGCATTTGCCGCCGATAAGTGATGATGTGAAAGTAGAGAATGTCTTGGGAAGAGACTTACCGACGGGGACTCATGATCAGTTCTCACCGGAACTCTCTCGTCCGAAAGAGATAGATGACTTCAAGGAGACGCACGAGTCAAAACCCACTACCTACACAGAGAAGATAGGCTCAGCGACTTCGTATGTAACCGACAAAGCTGTAGCGGCGAAGAACGCTGTCGCCTCAAAGCTTGGATACTCCGGAGAAAGCGGTGGGCAAGAGCAGAGTCACGTTGGAGATGAGACAACTCCAAGATCTGCAACGGGATACGGGCAGAAAGTGGCGGGAACTGTGGCGGATAAGTTGACTCCGGTTTATGAAAAGGTCAAGGAGACAGGATCCAACGTGATGACGAAATTGCCCCTTTCGGGAGGTGGAAGCGGAGCTGAGGAGAAGCAACACGTGGGAGAAAAAGGTGCGTCCACTAGAGACTACTTGGCGGAGAAGCTGAGACCTGGAGAGGAAGACAAAGCATTATCCGAGGTGATTGCTGAGAAACTTCATCTCGGAGGAGGAGATAAGAAGAGGACAACGGTAAAGGAAGTGGAAGTGACGGTGGAGAAGATCCCTACCGACCAGATATTGGAGGGAAGAGAACAAGGCGTGTCCTTCACAGACGAAGGAAAAGcagtaggaggaggaggaggaatgGTGGGGAAGGTTAAAGGAGCTGTCACTTCTTGGCTAGGTGGCACAACAGAGCACGTGAAGCCGAAATCTTCAGATTCCGTTGAGGACGAGTCTTCACAGTCACTTGGCTCCACCGTTG GGACTACGGGGTTTTCGGATTCCGGTGGAACTCTGCCGGGGCAGAGGGGACTTCAAGCTTCTGGAAACTGA
- the LOC103857129 gene encoding low-temperature-induced 65 kDa protein-like isoform X1, translated as MDMQSQMTRPYGHDQAEDPIRIHHPEEEEEHHEKGATKVKVLQKVKEKAKKIKNTLTKHGHEHDHDAGEEDYEYDEPDPEVHGAPVYESFVVRGGVTGHPESLSHPGETNLPAPEEIIPPGTKVFPVVTTDYTKPIEPEPLQDISYEHDAPSHPDMSEREERRDAPSHPLRVFDKSEREESREDHQMPMHTPASLLSSTEDVTRTFSPGDDDENLGGQRRVNIGRPRGLEEDPGAPGGESVSNYQTKVTDPTHQGGGEAGVPAIVESLGKMKVRDESPVHKSGRDFEREIPTRSHEFGLKDEHAIGKDSAAGFGGESEDGMGKYFRTRSHEFGREDGSETDKNSATVLASGSIAGLGEDFPAKSHEFGVKDTAKGYGEETGPGLEKHLPPISDDVKVENVLGRDLPTGTHDQFSPELSRPKEIDDFKETHESKPTTYTEKIGSATSYVTDKAVAAKNAVASKLGYSGESGGQEQSHVGDETTPRSATGYGQKVAGTVADKLTPVYEKVKETGSNVMTKLPLSGGGSGAEEKQHVGEKGASTRDYLAEKLRPGEEDKALSEVIAEKLHLGGGDKKRTTVKEVEVTVEKIPTDQILEGREQGVSFTDEGKAVGGGGGMVGKVKGAVTSWLGGTTEHVKPKSSDSVEDESSQSLGSTVGTTGFSDSGGTLPGQRGLQASGN; from the exons ATGGATATGCAGTCGCAGATGACACGTCCTTATGGTCATGATCAAGCAGAGGATCCAATCAGAATCCACCATCCAG aggaagaagaagagcatcATGAGAAGGGAGCAACTAAAGTTAAAGTGTTACAGAAAGTGAAAGAAAAGGCCAAGAAGATCAAGAACACTCTTACTAAACATGGTCATGAGCATGATCATGATGCGGGCGAAGAAGACTACGAATATGACGAGCCAGATCCAGAAGTGCACGGCGCACCAG TGTATGAGTCATTTGTCGTTAGAGGAGGCGTAACGGGTCACCCTGAGTCTCTGTCTCATCCCGGAGAAACTAATCTTCCGGCACCGGAGGAGATTATTCCACCGGGGACAAAGGTTTTTCCTGTCGTGACAACAGATTACACCAAACCCATTGAACCTGAGCCATTACAAGATATCTCTTATGAACACGACGCACCGTCTCATCCTGATATGTCGGAGAGGGAAGAGAGAAGAGATGCACCATCTCATCCTCTCAGAGTTTTCGACAAgtcagagagagaagagagcagAGAGGATCATCAGATGCCCATGCACACTCCCGCCTCTCTGCTTTCTTCAACGGAGGATGTGACGAGGACGTTTTCTCCCGGTGACGATGATGAAAATCTCGGCGGTCAACGGAGAGTCAACATCGGCAGGCCTAGAGGGTTGGAGGAAGATCCGGGCGCTCCAGGAGGAGAATCTGTATCTAATTATCAGACCAAGGTTACTGATCCCACTCATCAAG GAGGTGGAGAAGCTGGAGTACCGGCGATTGTTGAGTCTCTGGGTAAGATGAAAGTGAGAGATGAGTCGCCTGTTCATAAATCAGGACGAGATTTTGAAAGAGAGATTCCGACAAGAAGCCATGAGTTTGGTCTGAAAGACGAACACGCAATCGGGAAGGATTCTGCGGCGGGATTTGGAGGGGAATCTGAAGATGGGATGGGAAAATATTTTCGGACAAGAAGCCATGAGTTTGGTCGGGAGGACGGTTCTGAAACAGACAAGAACTCGGCGACGGTTTTGGCCAGCGGATCAATCGCTGGGCTGGGGGAAGATTTTCCGGCGAAGAGCCATGAGTTTGGTGTGAAGGATACGGCCAAGGGATATGGTGAGGAAACAGGACCTGGACTGGAGAAGCATTTGCCGCCGATAAGTGATGATGTGAAAGTAGAGAATGTCTTGGGAAGAGACTTACCGACGGGGACTCATGATCAGTTCTCACCGGAACTCTCTCGTCCGAAAGAGATAGATGACTTCAAGGAGACGCACGAGTCAAAACCCACTACCTACACAGAGAAGATAGGCTCAGCGACTTCGTATGTAACCGACAAAGCTGTAGCGGCGAAGAACGCTGTCGCCTCAAAGCTTGGATACTCCGGAGAAAGCGGTGGGCAAGAGCAGAGTCACGTTGGAGATGAGACAACTCCAAGATCTGCAACGGGATACGGGCAGAAAGTGGCGGGAACTGTGGCGGATAAGTTGACTCCGGTTTATGAAAAGGTCAAGGAGACAGGATCCAACGTGATGACGAAATTGCCCCTTTCGGGAGGTGGAAGCGGAGCTGAGGAGAAGCAACACGTGGGAGAAAAAGGTGCGTCCACTAGAGACTACTTGGCGGAGAAGCTGAGACCTGGAGAGGAAGACAAAGCATTATCCGAGGTGATTGCTGAGAAACTTCATCTCGGAGGAGGAGATAAGAAGAGGACAACGGTAAAGGAAGTGGAAGTGACGGTGGAGAAGATCCCTACCGACCAGATATTGGAGGGAAGAGAACAAGGCGTGTCCTTCACAGACGAAGGAAAAGcagtaggaggaggaggaggaatgGTGGGGAAGGTTAAAGGAGCTGTCACTTCTTGGCTAGGTGGCACAACAGAGCACGTGAAGCCGAAATCTTCAGATTCCGTTGAGGACGAGTCTTCACAGTCACTTGGCTCCACCGTTG GGACTACGGGGTTTTCGGATTCCGGTGGAACTCTGCCGGGGCAGAGGGGACTTCAAGCTTCTGGAAACTGA
- the LOC103857126 gene encoding actin-depolymerizing factor 12-like: MANAASGMAVEDECKLKFLELKAKRNYRFIIFRIDGQQVVVEKLGSPEENYDDFSNSLPANECRYAVYDFDFTTNENCQKSKIFFIAWSPDSSRVRMKMVYASSKDRFKRELDGIQVELQATDPSEMSFDIIKSRAL; this comes from the exons ATG GCTAACGCAGCGTCAGGAATGGCGGTGGAAGACGAATGTAAGCTCAAGTTTTTGGAGCTAAAAGCTAAAAGAAACTATAGGTTCATAATATTCAGGATAGATGGACAACAAGTGGTGGTTGAAAAGCTTGGAAGTCCCGAGGAGAACTATGACGATTTCTCAAATTCCCTACCGGCTAACGAGTGCCGCTACGCTGTGTATGACTTCGACTTCACCACTAATGAGAATTGCCAGAAGAGCAAGATCTTCTTCATAGCTTG GTCACCTGATTCTTCGAGGGTGAGGATGAAGATGGTGTACGCGAGCTCAAAGGACAGGTTCAAGAGAGAATTGGATGGTATTCAGGTGGAATTACAAGCCACAGACCCGAGTGAGATGAGTTTTGACATCATCAAAAGTCGTGCTCTCTAG
- the LOC103857241 gene encoding putative F-box protein At1g70970: MENSDFAMMPEELKDVIRSKLPPKSLARCIVVSKEWERSIGDRRLQHTHYQESKKQPMLVLLRLCQRGVWNDGEPQYESFNTVNQERPQPIADPHHVTTLPNSDFAVTSGPIRGLLCLHSDRYLVLCNPAIRKCLTVLEFEPEPPQTRKRFNHRGFLFGFDEQSKAFKVIKTEAGDHNLPWRHEIFTVQPGEVIWRQIDCPRPYTPITNSLSIEGNVYLGAVHNKTCLAVTVNLTTESILITELPTAFLLKLGITKLRSYNGQPCLVSDSAHELATTGKFKICVKDKDSGLWGEREVEVKGWREKVTGSYSFEGTIPSGELVFAKKKLETGFQMLLYYDPRMETFNEYQIQTEEDYDSAEIFLNHKPSIYI; this comes from the exons atgGAGAACTCGGACTTTGCAATGATGCCCGAAGAGTTGAAGGATGTCATTCGTTCAAAATTGCCTCCCAAGTCTCTGGCAAGGTGTATTGTGGTTTCTAAGGAATGGGAGAGGTCTATTGGGGATAGACGCCTCCAGCATACTCATTACCAAGAGTCCAAGAAACAACCCATGCTTGTTCTTCTGAGGCTCTGTCAACGAGGAGTCTGGAACGACGGCGAACCTCAATACGAGTCGTTCAATACCGTCAACCAAGAGCGCCCGCAGCCGATCGCTGATCCTCACCATGTGACAACGCTTCCAAACTCAGATTTCGCCGTCACGTCCGGACCTATAAGAGGCCTCCTCTGCCTGCATTCCGACAG gTACCTCGTCCTCTGCAATCCGGCGATCAGAAAATGTCTGACGGTGCTCGAGTTCGAGCCGGAGCCGCCGCAGACCCGAAAGAGATTCAACCACCGAGGCTTTTTATTTGGATTTGACGAACAGTCCAAGGCTTTTAAAGTCATAAAGACAGAGGCCGGTGACCACAATTTACCTTGGCGCCATGAGATATTCACCGTTCAACCCGGAGAGGTCATATGGCGTCAGATCGACTGTCCTCGTCCCTACACGCCAATCACCAACTCGCTCTCCATTGAAGGTAACGTGTACCTGGGTGCGGTGCATAACAAGACATGTCTTGCAGTTACTGTGAATTTGACTACAGAGTCGATCTTGATTACGGAGCTGCCTACGGCTTTCCTACTTAAGCTTGGTATCACCAAACTGAGAAGTTACAATGGCCAACCATGTTTAGTTTCCGATTCTGCGCATGAGTTAGCTACTACGGGAAAGTTTAAGATCTGTGTAAAGGACAAGGATTCTGGACTCTGGGGGGAGAGAGAGGTAGAGGTTAAGGGTTGGAGAGAGAAGGTCACTGGCTCGTATTCCTTTGAAGGAACCATACCATCTGGTGAATTGGTCTTCGCAAAGAAGAAGCTCGAGACTGGTTTTCAGATGTTACTCTACTACGACCCTCGCATGGAAACCTTCAACGAGTATCAGATTCAGACGGAGGAGGATTATGACTCTGCGGAGATCTTCCTTAACCACAAACCAAGCATCTACATTTAA
- the LOC103857124 gene encoding cytokinin hydroxylase-like gives MDQLLVMSRFGYMFINVLVLVLSLMFLKLLLRCWILPVRAQKKLRENGFSGPPPSFPLGNLNDMKKLKTAMVMVEKSKSSTIINHDIHSTALPHFALWQQQYGKVFVYWLGIEPFVYVADPEFLSIMSKGVLGKSWGKPNVFKKDREPMFGTGLVMVEGDDWTRHRHIITPAFAPINLKAMTSMMVESISNMLDRWAIQINSGNHEFDMENEIIGTAGEIIAKTSFGVKGENGAQVLKNLRAVQFALFNSNRYVGVPFSNILAYKQTLKARELGKEIDGLLLSIINERKRSLVEGDDHHDLLGMLLKADKGKFTATELVDECKTFFFAGHETTALALTWTFMLLAIHPEWQDTLRDEIRQVIGDSEIEYNKLAGLKKMSWVMNEVLRLYPPAPNAQRQARKDIEVNGRVIPNGTNIWIDVVAMHHDPELWGDDVNEFKPERFDGSLHGGCKNKMGFMPFGFGGRMCIGRNLTTMEYKIVLSLVLSRFEISVSPGYRHSPKYMLSLRPGYGLPLIVRPL, from the exons ATGGATCAACTGCTTGTCATGTCTCGATTTGGGTACATGTTCATCAATGTTTTGGTCCTAGTTCTCAGCCTTATGTTCTTGAAGCTCCTTCTGCGTTGTTGGATATTGCCGGTTCGAGCTCAAAAGAAACTTAGAGAAAACGGATTTTCCGGTCCACCTCCTAGTTTTCCATTAGGAAATCTTAATGACATGAAGAAGCTAAAGACGGCCATGGTAATGGTGGAGAAGAGCAAATCGTCCACCATAATCAACCATGACATACATTCCACCGCACTTCCACATTTTGCTCTTTGGCAACAACAGTATG GGAAAGTATTTGTGTACTGGTTAGGCATAGAGCCGTTCGTGTACGTAGCCGATCCTGAATTCTTGAGTATTATGTCGAAAGGTGTATTGGGGAAGAGTTGGGGAAAGCCAAATGTTTTCAAGAAAGACAGAGAGCCAATGTTTGGTACCGGTTTGGTTATGGTGGAAGGCGATGATTGGACACGACATCGCCACATCATTACTCCTGCATTTGCCCCTATTAATCTTAAg GCCATGACAAGTATGATGGTGGAATCAATCTCCAATATGTTGGACCGATGGGCCATACAGATAAACTCAGGCAATCACGAATTTGACATGGAGAACGAGATCATAGGAACAGCCGGTGAGATAATTGCTAAGACAAGCTTCGGAGTCAAGGGAGAAAACGGAGCTCAAGTCCTCAAAAACCTAAGAGCCGTGCAATTCGCTCTCTTCAACTCAAATCGCTACGTAGGGGTACCTTTTAGCAACATTTTGGCCTACAAGCAAACCCTCAAAGCTAGAGAGTTAGGCAAAGAGATCGATGGTCTCCTTTTGTCGATCATAAACGAACGAAAGAGATCTTTGGTCGAAGGAGACGACCACCATGATCTTCTCGGAATGTTGCTTAAGGCCGATAAAGGGAAGTTTACGGCTACAGAGCTTGTAGACGAGTGCAAAACGTTCTTCTTCGCGGGTCACGAGACAACGGCTTTGGCGCTGACGTGGACGTTTATGCTTCTTGCGATCCATCCCGAGTGGCAAGACACGCTTAGAGACGAGATAAGACAAGTCATCGGAGATTCCGAGATTGAGTATAACAAACTTGCCGGACTAAAGAAG ATGAGTTGGGTGATGAACGAAGTTCTCCGGCTATATCCGCCGGCTCCAAACGCACAACGACAAGCCAGGAAAGACATTGAGGTGAACGGCAGAGTGATTCCAAACGGTACGAACATTTGGATTGATGTGGTGGCGATGCACCACGACCCCGAGTTGTGGGGAGACGACGTCAACGAGTTTAAGCCGGAGAGATTTGACGGCAGTTTGCACGGTGGTTGTAAGAATAAGATGGGGTTTATGCCGTTTGGATTCGGAGGGAGAATGTGTATTGGTCGGAACCTGACCACCATGGAGTACAAGATTGTCTTGTCGTTGGTTTTGTCACGGTTTGAGATCTCGGTTTCTCCAGGTTATCGCCATTCGCCGAAGTATATGCTCTCTCTTAGACCTGGTTACGGTTTGCCTTTAATTGTACGACCACTTTAA
- the LOC103857125 gene encoding uncharacterized protein C683.02c, which yields MVSQRQRLARKRYKEAHPEEFPKPEPTPPKDPNKKRKKKSLFKKKKPTSSSGSSSTRHPLRVPGMKPGEGCYICKSKTHIAKLCPEKSEWERNKICLQCRRRGHSLKNCPDKSDESSFEKKLCYNCGDTGHSLSHCPNPLVDGGTKFASCFICKGQGHISKNCPQNKHGVYPMGGSCKVCGSVAHLVKDCPDKLDRDSAPTKRSRFDATPRGKLTKFSGDDLEDDFYEEPQSSKKMKKNSDATAPDDLDQKSIPEKKQGPKVVNFFG from the exons ATGGTGAGCCAAAGACAAAGACTTGCGCGTAAGAGGTACAAGGAAGCTCACCCAGAGGAGTTCCCCAAACCAGAACCAACGCCGCCAAAGGATccaaacaagaagaggaagaagaagagcttgttcaagaaaaagaaacctACCTCTTCCTCTGGCTCCTCCTCCACGAGGCATCCTCTCCGTGTCCCTGGTATGAAACCTGGAGAAGGCTGTTACATCTGCAAGTCCAAAACTCATATTGCTAAGCTCTGCCCCGAGAAGTCTGAGTGGGAGAGAAACAAG ATATGCTTGCAATGTAGAAGGAGAGGGCATAGTCTTAAAAACTGTCCGGACAAGAGCGATGAAAGCAGCTTCGAGAAGAAGCTGTGTTACAACTGTGGAGATACTGGCCATTCACTTTCTCATTGTCCTAATCCTTTGGTAGATG GAGGGACGAAATTTGCAAGTTGTTTCATATGCAAGGGACAAGGACACATAAGTAAAAACTGCCCACAAAACAAGCATGGAGTCTACCCAATG GGTGGGAGTTGTAAAGTGTGTGGTAGTGTGGCGCATCTCGTCAAAGACTGCCCTGATAAACTCGACAGAGACTCTGCTCCAACTAAGAGATCAA GATTTGATGCTACACCAAGAGGCAAACTCACTAAGTTCAGTGGGGACGATCTTGAGGACGATTTCTATGAAGAGCCTCAAAGcagcaagaagatgaagaagaactCTGATGCTACTGCACCTGATGATTTAGATCAGAAGAGCATCCCGGAAAAGAAACAAGGTCCAAAGGTTGTCAATTTCTTTGGATGA
- the LOC103857122 gene encoding sec-independent protein translocase protein TATB, chloroplastic encodes MAMAFQIIASSSPTITQSRLLSFPPLQSSCKASSFKLSSWASLLGSSSRFSPYVGLKHMGISISPKSSNPEKKRRCNNGLVIRASLFGVGAPEALVIGVVALLVFGPKGLAEVARTLGKTLRTFQPTIRELQDVSRDFKSTLEREIGLDEISTPDVYNQNIMNTARPPPPSVRNIEDPLTASEPNDAQSPKAYTAEDYLKITEEQLKASSPGKSQTEDQTQTQEPLQPPAVQSQPEVTLRETMAASPPMQD; translated from the exons ATGGCCATGGCCTTTCAGATTATAGCTTCTTCTTCACCAACGATTACACAATCTCGCCTTCTCTCTTTCCCTCCTCTGCAATCTTCCTGTAAAGCTTCGAGCTTTAAGCTCTCCTCATGGGCTTCTCTCCTGGGTTCTTCTTCTCGTTTCTCTCCCTACGTTGGCTTAAAGCATATGGGCATCTCCATCTCCCCGAAATCTTCAAACCCAG agaagaagagaagatgtAATAACGGTTTAGTGATTCGTGCGTCTTTGTTTGGTGTTGGAGCACCTGAGGCTTTGGTTATTGGTGTTGTCGCTTTGTTAGTCTTTGGTCCTAAAGGCCTTGCAGAG GTAGCTAGAACTCTTGGGAAAACACTGCGTACATTTCAGCCCACCATTAGAGAGCTACAG GATGTTTCAAGAGATTTCAAAAGCACACTTGAGCGTGAAATTGGACTCGATGAAATCTCAACGCCAGATGTGTACAACCAGAACATAATGAACACTGCTCGTCCTCCTCCACCATCTGTTAGAAACATTGAAGATCCTTTGACTGCAAGTGAGCCCA ATGATGCTCAATCACCAAAAGCTTACACAGCCGAGGATTACCTCAAGATCACTGAAGAGCAGCTCAAAGCTTCATCTCCTGGTAAAAGCCAAACAGAGGATCAAACTCAGACTCAAGAGCCGCTGCAACCACCAGCGGTACAAAGCCAGCCTGAAG TTACATTGAGAGAGACCATGGCTGCATCTCCACCAATGCAAGATTGA